The Brassica oleracea var. oleracea cultivar TO1000 chromosome C7, BOL, whole genome shotgun sequence sequence AGAAAGTGTGGAGGATGCTATGTTGTTGATCATCACTTTCTCTTCATCATCATTTTTCACAACAATGGATCTGTGTTACATGCCATTCAACAGAACAACCGGCAAACCAGCCAAAACCCCAATCAGAATACCACTGGATACGTCAGTTAGTGGAAGAATACAGAGTGTGAGGACCAACAAAGCAGTCATATCAGAGCAGCTGTTCATTCTCCCAGTATTAGACTTATAAGTGGACCGGTTGCTAAACTAGACTTACTAAACCTCACACATGCATCACACATCGATAACTTATACGCTTTGTAGTTTGTAGCAATAAAGACCAGTGGCAACTGATACATTTGCAATTTGCCTATTGGCAAAAAAAATCTTAACATGCTTCAGGAGTTATCCATTTATACCAAAAAAATTACTGATATACAGAATATTAAGCTCAGTATTTGCTTCAGCAACCAAAGATTGTTACAGTAGCAGAAGATCTCGGATGTACAGAATATTAAGCTCAGTATCTGGCATTTCAACTCGATCCAGCTGGTTTGGCTGCATTCGTCTGGACGGATAAAGAATCCAACGTAAACCCTTCAGGTCCCTTGACTGGACCGATGCTGCAACGATCAGTGTTGTGTAGTCTGATGGCATCTTTTATCTTCTGAAACTGAAAGAAGAAAAATTCAAAAGAAGAGAATGTCAAATTAGTACTGAGAGACAAACCAAACACGTTCCACGGTAAAAGTGTAAGTAAGAGCAGCTTTCTTTACCTTAGCAAGAGAACATGAGAAGGACTCGAGCTGGCCATCAGCACCACGGTAGAAGTGGAAATAAGGAAGCACTTTCACGTTCAAACTCTTGCACATTGGTTTATTCTCATCAAAGTTTACTTTGAGGAACAATATATTGGGATTTTCCACCGCCGTTTTGCAAAGCTGAAAATATTTTGAACAAGACACAAAACATCTTTCTATCAATCTTAAAATAGAGAAAGAGAACTCTTATAGCACAGAGGTAACTTGAACAAACCTTAGGGAACAATGCTCTACAAGAAGCGCACCAAGTTCCATAGAACTCTACAATCACTAGTCTTTCACCCGCTTCGCTCAAAGCCTTCAAGAACTCTTCGGTGGAATGAATGTCTACCATGTTTGGAGCATTCCTCTCCCACCATTTAGGTGGCTCTGTCTCGGCCACACTCTCATCTACCTATACCACAAACACACACTTCATAATGAAAGCTTCAACATTTAATTTGAATTAATCCAAAGCATCAACCTTTCTAATCAAAAACCGAAACTTTACACTTATTTTCTAATTATCTGAGCTCAAGAACCAATCAATATCCAAAAGGGTATTCGAATAACGGACATAATGTGCTAAAAAGACAAGAAAGTTTTCACCTTGACAC is a genomic window containing:
- the LOC106303605 gene encoding thioredoxin-like 2-2, chloroplastic translates to MAGVVRLSTTSVQTLGVSSPPFTSFAATLSSPCLPPPTPNLNSDKRLRPLSSSPSCSSPHYPSSGLRSLSLLRRPNSKVVRVKVDESVAETEPPKWWERNAPNMVDIHSTEEFLKALSEAGERLVIVEFYGTWCASCRALFPKLCKTAVENPNILFLKVNFDENKPMCKSLNVKVLPYFHFYRGADGQLESFSCSLAKFQKIKDAIRLHNTDRCSIGPVKGPEGFTLDSLSVQTNAAKPAGSS